Proteins encoded by one window of Photobacterium angustum:
- a CDS encoding recombinase family protein produces the protein MANYAYLRVSGDTQDVNNQKHGILEYSNRTGLSNLVFVEDCVSGAKKWRQRRLGSLLEGLSTGDTIIFAEVTRMARSTLQVLEILELCMDKQVNVHIAKQNMQLDGSMQAKIIATIFGLAGEIEREFIRMRTKEALAARKVKGQILGRPKGPAKRLKLDDKREQIEKYRAMGLGIRATAKLLDIAPSTLSDYLKR, from the coding sequence ATGGCCAACTATGCCTATCTGCGTGTATCGGGTGATACCCAAGACGTAAATAACCAAAAACATGGCATTTTAGAGTACTCAAACCGCACAGGACTGAGTAACTTGGTTTTTGTAGAGGATTGTGTGTCTGGGGCTAAAAAATGGCGTCAGCGGCGCTTAGGGAGCTTGTTAGAGGGATTATCAACAGGCGATACCATTATTTTTGCCGAAGTCACCCGTATGGCACGTTCAACCTTGCAAGTATTAGAGATCTTAGAATTATGTATGGACAAGCAAGTTAACGTCCATATCGCTAAACAGAACATGCAACTTGATGGCTCGATGCAAGCTAAAATCATCGCCACAATCTTTGGGTTAGCCGGTGAAATAGAACGTGAGTTCATCCGAATGCGAACCAAAGAAGCGTTAGCGGCGCGTAAAGTGAAAGGGCAAATATTAGGCCGCCCAAAGGGGCCTGCGAAACGTTTAAAGCTCGATGATAAACGCGAACAAATAGAAAAATATCGCGCTATGGGATTAGGAATTAGAGCTACCGCAAAGTTATTAGATATCGCACCTAGTACATTGAGTGATTATTTAAAGCGTTGA